One window from the genome of Bacteroidota bacterium encodes:
- a CDS encoding efflux RND transporter periplasmic adaptor subunit — protein sequence MNRSIFIQNIMQRKYIVLHLLVLLVFSTGCGKKQTAAAESEKPETETASADHVNLNESQLAALGIATGKVTQRAMRSTIVANGVLDVPPQNMVSIAAPFGGFLKSTSLLPGSRVSRGQVVATLEHPDFITMQQEWLENKSQATFLAAEFDRQTALANENVNARKSLEKAKADNEAMKARLAGQRAKLEMLHIDMDKLERGEIVREVKLFSPITGYVTQMNVNIGSYVQPTDALFKIADTGHLHAELTVYEQDIPKLAIGQKVIVKVGNETKDRMATIHLLGREVGADRSVKVHVHFDDEDQLLIPGTFLKAEIEVMSQNATALPTDAVVQFEGGDYVFVESGKASFDFVKISKTGADSGFVEVQLPQNIGAEANIVVKGAYGLLTKLKNTEEE from the coding sequence ATGAATCGTTCAATCTTCATTCAGAATATCATGCAACGGAAATATATTGTTTTACACCTGCTCGTTCTCCTCGTTTTCTCGACGGGCTGCGGCAAAAAGCAAACCGCCGCAGCGGAATCAGAAAAGCCCGAAACCGAAACGGCGTCTGCGGATCACGTGAACCTCAATGAAAGCCAACTCGCAGCTTTGGGAATCGCCACGGGAAAGGTAACTCAACGCGCGATGCGCAGCACGATTGTCGCCAACGGCGTTTTGGATGTGCCGCCGCAGAACATGGTGAGCATCGCGGCGCCATTCGGCGGATTTTTAAAAAGCACGAGTCTCTTGCCTGGCAGCCGCGTCTCCCGGGGGCAGGTTGTCGCGACGCTCGAGCATCCTGATTTTATCACGATGCAACAGGAATGGCTTGAAAACAAAAGCCAAGCGACGTTTCTGGCAGCTGAATTTGACCGGCAAACGGCACTCGCCAATGAAAATGTGAATGCGCGCAAAAGCCTGGAAAAGGCCAAGGCCGACAACGAAGCGATGAAGGCAAGGCTTGCCGGACAACGTGCAAAGTTGGAGATGTTGCACATTGACATGGACAAATTGGAGCGCGGCGAAATCGTGCGAGAGGTGAAACTCTTTTCACCCATCACAGGCTACGTGACGCAGATGAATGTGAACATCGGATCCTACGTGCAACCCACCGATGCCTTGTTCAAGATCGCGGATACGGGGCATCTCCATGCCGAATTGACGGTTTATGAACAGGATATTCCCAAGCTTGCCATCGGTCAGAAAGTTATCGTAAAAGTTGGGAATGAGACCAAGGACCGCATGGCGACGATTCACTTGTTGGGCCGTGAGGTCGGCGCTGATAGAAGCGTGAAGGTGCATGTGCACTTTGACGACGAAGACCAATTGCTGATTCCGGGAACCTTCCTGAAAGCGGAAATCGAAGTCATGAGTCAAAACGCAACCGCGCTGCCAACGGATGCCGTGGTGCAATTCGAAGGCGGGGACTATGTCTTTGTAGAATCGGGAAAAGCCTCGTTTGACTTTGTGAAAATCAGCAAAACCGGGGCAGACAGCGGCTTCGTTGAGGTCCAACTTCCCCAAAATATTGGTGCAGAAGCCAATATCGTCGTGAAAGGCGCTTATGGATTGCTGACCAAGCTGAAAAATACAGAGGAAGAATAA
- a CDS encoding T9SS type A sorting domain-containing protein: MKLELRYFFAFFLFLAGLATQVQASHSMGADLTYVQIGPNQYRVRLSFYRDCSGITPSFSYFINANSVSCAQSASVTLNQVSFVEVSPLCAAQLPNSTCNGGTLPGVQQYIFEGDITLPAACNDWRFSMSECCRNSGITTLSNPGSENLYVDATLNNLVATTNSSPQFTSLPVPYICAGQSYIYNHGAIDPDGDSLVFSLINAQGAFGVSVVYGGGFSGLNPMTSVPAVTINSANGNVTMNPTVPQIAVIAVLVQEYRNGVLIGTTTRDIQVTVLSCTNNSPSINAITGVVNATQTGPFSIQVCPGQTLSFNIPGADVDLGQTITWSWNNGIPGGVFTAPAGPSPQTGTFTWTPTGADVGLNSLVVQLQDNGCPVLGSQTRAIDITVLQGTTAGPDQVYCTGGGPVPLNVIGGTTFTWNILSGTPGSLSCTNCANPNATPLITTTYEVVSNLPGPCKNRDTVVVTPAPTFTLAMGPPVTICTGGATNLSAVPSPAGVYTYLWSPNTALSSTTISNPSANPTSNITYNVSVTSAAGCRITGSQTITVSNQVLSVAPTANPTQSCSGAPVTLNANVGSGNCNQYTVANIAHSPTIIAGTPVVLGDDQVSGAIPLGFTFNFFCVNKTEAYISSNGFITFNAASGSGCCSGDILPTLNLSDFIAGSWNDLYPPAGGSISYQTTGFAPNRVFIVDFTNINHCCSAGPINTFQIKLFETTNVIEIHSTSITDDGSTHTQGIQDALGTSFAVPGRSGSNWTATNDAYRFTPVTPLPVTINWQAPLGSTIATGNSTIVTPGAPTTYFAVASNGVCSATASVVVDVANVNAGIDQTVCPSGSNASLNAVYSGPPAPSNCNLYTAAAIGYAPTAIAGTPVVLGDDQVSGAIPIGFTFNFFCQPKTDLYISSNGFVTFNGASGSGCCSGSTLPTGTITDFIAGSWNDLYPPAGGSISYQLTGIAPNRVFVVDYTNINHCCSAGPINTFQIKLFETSNNIEVHSTTITDDGSTHTMGIQGASGTAVAVPGRDGSNWTATNDAFRFTPQVGAVTYSWSPATFLTSTTVNNPNANGVTASTTYTVTVNNGTCTMTDQVTVFVCILAVDHVQLDAEKDGQRVKLHWDAINEENLSHYVIERSGDAATWTEIGTAQAIGLQGATQSYDRFDEAPLGGVNHYRLRLIDIDGQVSFSNEDEVLFTGNEWVNVSPNPGYNVFNFEVGKILDGDLEIEIYTTEGKLIKSVFEADSPSGVRLLPVDLGNLPGGVYLYRVRTGSQNLNGRLVKMD; this comes from the coding sequence ATGAAGCTTGAATTACGCTATTTCTTTGCTTTTTTTCTGTTTTTGGCCGGATTGGCGACACAAGTTCAAGCCTCCCACTCCATGGGTGCCGACTTGACCTATGTACAAATCGGGCCAAATCAGTATCGTGTGCGGCTTTCATTTTACCGTGACTGCTCCGGAATCACACCTTCGTTTTCCTATTTCATCAACGCCAATTCCGTTTCCTGCGCACAAAGTGCATCGGTGACCCTCAATCAGGTTTCCTTTGTGGAGGTCTCTCCGCTGTGTGCCGCACAGTTGCCCAACAGTACCTGTAACGGCGGCACGCTTCCGGGGGTACAACAGTACATCTTCGAAGGCGACATCACATTACCTGCTGCTTGTAATGACTGGCGCTTCTCGATGTCGGAATGTTGCCGCAACTCGGGAATTACCACTTTGTCAAACCCTGGAAGTGAAAACCTGTACGTGGATGCAACCCTGAACAATCTGGTTGCAACGACCAACTCTTCCCCGCAATTCACCTCCTTGCCCGTTCCCTACATTTGCGCTGGCCAATCCTATATCTACAACCACGGCGCCATCGACCCTGACGGGGACTCCTTGGTGTTTTCGCTTATCAATGCCCAGGGTGCCTTTGGTGTGTCTGTGGTCTACGGCGGTGGATTTTCCGGACTTAATCCGATGACTTCCGTTCCAGCGGTGACGATCAATAGCGCCAACGGAAACGTAACAATGAACCCCACTGTTCCTCAAATTGCGGTGATTGCAGTACTTGTCCAGGAATACCGCAATGGTGTTTTGATCGGAACGACCACGCGTGACATTCAGGTCACAGTGCTGAGCTGCACCAACAATTCACCTTCGATCAACGCGATCACGGGTGTGGTCAATGCAACTCAAACCGGACCCTTCAGTATCCAAGTTTGTCCTGGGCAAACGTTGAGCTTCAACATCCCGGGTGCAGACGTCGACTTGGGTCAGACAATTACTTGGAGCTGGAACAACGGCATTCCGGGCGGTGTCTTTACCGCGCCTGCCGGTCCATCCCCACAAACCGGCACCTTTACCTGGACGCCAACCGGCGCTGACGTGGGTCTGAATTCGCTGGTGGTTCAATTGCAGGACAATGGTTGCCCAGTTTTGGGTTCGCAGACACGCGCGATCGACATTACGGTGTTGCAAGGCACGACGGCAGGTCCAGACCAAGTGTACTGTACTGGCGGCGGCCCCGTACCGCTCAACGTTATTGGCGGAACGACCTTTACTTGGAACATTCTTTCCGGGACCCCGGGAAGCCTCAGTTGCACCAATTGCGCCAATCCCAATGCAACCCCCTTGATTACCACCACCTACGAAGTGGTGAGCAACCTGCCCGGCCCCTGCAAAAACCGCGATACCGTGGTAGTGACACCTGCACCAACCTTTACTTTGGCTATGGGTCCACCTGTAACCATTTGTACGGGCGGCGCAACCAACCTTTCTGCAGTGCCTTCTCCTGCTGGCGTTTACACCTACCTTTGGTCTCCCAACACGGCATTGTCTTCGACGACGATCAGCAACCCATCCGCCAATCCAACGAGCAACATTACCTACAATGTCTCGGTGACATCAGCCGCGGGTTGCCGCATAACCGGTTCGCAGACAATCACCGTATCCAATCAGGTGCTCAGTGTTGCTCCGACGGCGAATCCAACTCAATCGTGCTCGGGTGCACCCGTAACACTGAATGCCAACGTTGGCTCTGGTAACTGCAATCAATATACGGTTGCCAATATCGCGCATTCCCCTACCATCATCGCCGGTACACCGGTCGTGCTCGGTGATGACCAAGTGAGTGGTGCGATTCCCCTTGGATTTACGTTTAATTTCTTCTGCGTCAACAAGACGGAGGCCTATATCAGTTCGAATGGCTTCATTACCTTTAATGCTGCAAGCGGATCGGGATGTTGCTCAGGCGACATCCTACCGACACTAAACCTAAGTGACTTTATTGCCGGAAGCTGGAACGACCTTTACCCGCCTGCGGGTGGCTCGATCAGCTATCAGACCACTGGATTTGCCCCCAATCGCGTTTTCATTGTTGATTTTACCAACATCAACCATTGCTGTTCTGCGGGACCGATCAACACCTTCCAAATCAAGTTGTTTGAAACTACGAATGTCATCGAGATTCATTCGACTTCGATCACGGATGATGGCAGCACGCATACCCAAGGCATACAAGATGCATTGGGCACGTCATTTGCCGTTCCAGGTCGTTCCGGATCCAACTGGACCGCTACCAACGATGCTTACCGCTTCACACCGGTGACGCCGTTGCCTGTAACGATCAACTGGCAGGCACCTTTGGGCAGCACCATTGCAACGGGCAATTCCACGATTGTAACGCCTGGAGCCCCTACCACATATTTTGCGGTAGCTTCGAATGGTGTTTGTAGTGCAACGGCTTCCGTTGTGGTGGATGTAGCAAACGTAAATGCAGGCATTGACCAAACGGTTTGCCCCTCTGGAAGCAATGCCTCCTTGAATGCAGTTTACTCCGGTCCGCCCGCACCTAGCAATTGCAACCTTTACACTGCCGCAGCGATCGGCTATGCCCCGACCGCCATTGCAGGTACACCTGTCGTGCTGGGCGACGACCAAGTGAGCGGAGCCATTCCGATCGGCTTTACCTTCAATTTCTTCTGTCAGCCCAAAACCGATCTTTACATCAGCTCGAACGGCTTCGTTACTTTCAACGGCGCAAGCGGTTCAGGATGCTGTTCAGGATCGACGCTACCAACAGGTACCATTACCGACTTTATCGCCGGCTCGTGGAATGACCTGTATCCACCTGCCGGAGGTAGCATCAGCTATCAGCTTACCGGCATTGCGCCTAACCGCGTTTTTGTAGTGGATTACACCAACATTAACCACTGCTGCTCTGCGGGTCCGATCAATACGTTTCAAATCAAGTTGTTCGAAACAAGCAACAATATCGAAGTCCATTCCACCACGATCACCGACGACGGCAGTACCCATACCATGGGTATCCAAGGCGCATCAGGCACAGCGGTGGCGGTTCCCGGACGCGACGGCAGCAATTGGACGGCGACCAACGATGCCTTCCGTTTCACCCCTCAGGTCGGGGCTGTCACATATTCTTGGTCACCTGCGACCTTCTTGACCTCCACGACCGTCAACAACCCCAACGCCAACGGCGTTACCGCTTCCACGACCTACACCGTGACCGTCAACAATGGGACTTGTACCATGACCGACCAAGTGACGGTATTTGTTTGCATCCTCGCTGTCGACCACGTCCAATTGGATGCTGAAAAAGACGGTCAGCGTGTAAAACTGCACTGGGACGCCATCAACGAGGAAAATCTCAGTCACTACGTCATCGAGCGTAGCGGTGATGCCGCGACTTGGACAGAGATTGGAACGGCACAGGCTATCGGGCTTCAAGGCGCGACACAGTCCTATGATCGCTTTGACGAAGCACCGCTCGGCGGCGTGAACCATTACCGCCTGCGCCTGATCGACATCGATGGACAAGTGAGCTTCTCCAACGAGGATGAAGTGCTCTTCACAGGAAATGAGTGGGTCAATGTGTCACCCAACCCGGGATACAACGTTTTCAACTTCGAAGTCGGCAAAATACTGGATGGAGATTTGGAAATCGAAATCTACACGACCGAAGGTAAATTGATCAAATCCGTATTCGAAGCTGACAGCCCGTCGGGTGTACGTCTGCTGCCTGTGGACTTGGGCAACCTTCCCGGAGGCGTGTACCTGTACCGCGTGCGGACAGGTAGCCAAAACCTCAATGGCCGACTGGTCAAAATGGACTGA
- a CDS encoding NupC/NupG family nucleoside CNT transporter: protein MGAIVPDSATMAAIFGATNMPSAAILIANQDRYVEPVADFRAPTSFVFAFNITATIILVCALVAIMYHLKVMQFLVSIVAKAMNFIMRVSGAEALSNVASAFVGQIEAQVMIQPYLKGMTKSELLASMTGSLACIAGGILIVYVSFGAKAEYLLTASMMAAPGALVISKIIFPETEESETMGNVKLEVKSPYTNLIDAIAHGATDGFKISMNVLALLLAFIALVAMINAILGLIPHDWAGQAITMDWIFGKLFYPVAWCMGIPAEDVNNAATLFGQKLTINEFIAFKNMTGDVIPIVTPKGEMITSIAICGFANFSSVGMQIGGIGALAPERRADLARLGLKALLGGTLASYLSATIAGILF, encoded by the coding sequence ATGGGTGCGATCGTGCCGGATTCGGCGACGATGGCGGCGATTTTTGGTGCGACGAATATGCCTTCGGCGGCGATTTTGATCGCCAACCAAGATCGGTATGTCGAGCCGGTGGCTGATTTCCGCGCACCGACATCCTTTGTATTTGCCTTCAACATCACCGCGACGATCATTTTGGTTTGCGCCTTGGTGGCGATCATGTACCACTTGAAGGTGATGCAATTCTTGGTGAGCATCGTCGCCAAGGCGATGAATTTCATCATGCGCGTGAGCGGCGCGGAAGCCTTGAGCAATGTTGCTTCGGCATTCGTAGGCCAAATCGAGGCGCAGGTGATGATCCAACCTTATCTCAAAGGCATGACCAAATCCGAGTTGTTGGCGTCGATGACCGGAAGTTTGGCCTGCATCGCGGGCGGAATCCTGATCGTGTACGTGAGCTTTGGTGCCAAAGCTGAATACCTGCTCACAGCAAGCATGATGGCAGCCCCGGGCGCCTTGGTCATTTCGAAGATCATTTTCCCCGAAACTGAAGAAAGCGAGACGATGGGCAATGTCAAACTCGAAGTGAAGTCGCCTTATACGAACCTCATCGACGCAATCGCCCACGGTGCCACCGACGGCTTCAAGATTTCGATGAACGTCTTGGCTTTGTTGCTGGCATTCATCGCCTTGGTTGCCATGATCAACGCCATTTTGGGCCTCATCCCACACGATTGGGCAGGCCAAGCAATCACAATGGACTGGATCTTTGGCAAGCTGTTTTACCCCGTTGCGTGGTGCATGGGAATTCCAGCAGAGGACGTCAACAATGCCGCAACCTTGTTTGGGCAGAAATTGACGATCAACGAGTTCATTGCTTTCAAAAACATGACCGGTGATGTGATCCCCATCGTGACGCCCAAGGGCGAGATGATCACAAGCATCGCGATTTGTGGCTTCGCGAACTTCAGCAGCGTCGGCATGCAAATCGGCGGCATCGGCGCCTTGGCGCCCGAGCGTCGCGCAGACTTGGCCCGTTTGGGCCTCAAAGCATTGCTCGGCGGAACTTTGGCTTCGTATTTGTCGGCGACAATTGCGGGAATTTTGTTCTGA